A single region of the Actinoplanes sp. SE50/110 genome encodes:
- a CDS encoding SDR family NAD(P)-dependent oxidoreductase: MTATLISGANKGLGFETARQLIAAGHTVYVGSRDIERGRRAAQQLGARAVQLDVTDDASVAAAVKTVEAEEGLDVLINNAGIQAELSENNVVIGAAELTAEVMRQTFETNVFGLVRVLHAFLPLLQRSTNPVVVNVSSGLASLTRVTTRGHAAFAYPGVAYPASKTAVNMITAQYAKAFPNMRINAVEPGFTKTDLNKNTGRQTVGQGAEIIVRMARTGPNGPTGGYFDAEGQLPW, encoded by the coding sequence ATGACCGCAACGCTGATCTCCGGAGCGAATAAGGGTCTCGGCTTCGAGACCGCCCGCCAGCTCATCGCCGCAGGACACACCGTCTATGTAGGAAGTCGCGACATCGAACGCGGACGCCGGGCCGCCCAGCAGTTGGGCGCCCGGGCAGTCCAGCTCGACGTCACCGACGACGCGTCCGTGGCCGCCGCCGTCAAGACCGTCGAAGCCGAGGAAGGGCTGGACGTGCTCATCAACAACGCCGGCATTCAGGCGGAGCTGAGTGAGAACAACGTCGTGATCGGCGCGGCCGAGCTGACGGCCGAGGTGATGCGCCAGACGTTCGAGACGAACGTCTTCGGCCTGGTGCGCGTCCTCCACGCGTTCCTGCCGTTGCTGCAGCGCTCCACCAACCCGGTCGTCGTCAACGTCAGTAGCGGTCTGGCCTCGCTCACCCGGGTCACCACCCGCGGTCACGCGGCATTCGCCTACCCGGGAGTCGCCTATCCGGCGTCGAAGACCGCAGTCAACATGATCACCGCGCAATACGCCAAGGCATTCCCGAACATGCGGATCAACGCGGTCGAACCAGGATTCACCAAAACTGACTTGAACAAGAACACCGGCCGCCAGACCGTCGGGCAGGGCGCCGAAATCATCGTACGAATGGCCCGGACAGGCCCGAACGGGCCCACCGGAGGCTACTTCGACGCCGAAGGCCAACTGCCCTGGTGA
- a CDS encoding MerR family transcriptional regulator — translation MLEVKPGPTPESTSSIPTVGVTIAEAARRTGISVHTLRYYERAGLMVAAIDRTAAGRRRYRQFDLDWITACTKLRATGMPIKTIRRYAELVSSGHGNEQERLAVLEAHRAEVVARLAEVQESLTLINHKIDVYRGRLTAGVAEGLWASHPAQAGVDLVERG, via the coding sequence GTGCTCGAAGTCAAGCCGGGGCCGACACCAGAATCCACGTCCTCCATCCCGACCGTGGGTGTGACCATCGCCGAGGCCGCCCGTCGCACCGGGATCAGCGTGCACACCCTGCGCTACTACGAACGTGCCGGCCTGATGGTCGCTGCCATTGACCGCACCGCCGCCGGTCGGCGGCGCTACCGCCAGTTCGACCTCGACTGGATCACGGCCTGTACAAAGCTGCGGGCCACCGGCATGCCTATCAAGACGATCCGTCGTTACGCTGAGCTGGTCTCCTCCGGACACGGCAACGAGCAGGAACGCCTTGCCGTCCTGGAGGCGCACCGCGCGGAGGTCGTCGCCAGACTCGCCGAGGTGCAGGAAAGCCTCACTCTCATCAATCATAAAATCGATGTTTATCGAGGTCGGCTGACCGCTGGGGTTGCCGAGGGACTATGGGCGTCCCACCCCGCGCAGGCAGGCGTTGATCTCGTTGAACGTGGTTGA